Within the Aliiroseovarius sp. F47248L genome, the region AGTTGATGGACATTCACGGACAGGACTTCGACGCGGCGTTCGACATCGCTCAGGGTACGCTGCATTACACCAACCACACGCTTTTGCCCGAAGCGCTTGAGGCGTGGGAGGTGTCCTTGATGGGCACGATTCTGCCCCGTCACATGCAACTGATCGAACGCATCGACGACCGATTGGCGCGCGATGTGAAAGCGTCCAAAACAGGCGTCAACGCGCATATCGTTGAACACGACAAGGTCAACATGGGCACGCTTGCCTTCACTTGCGCACGCAAGGTCAACGGCGTGTCAGCGCTGCACACAGACCTGATGAAGCAGACTGTTTTTAGCGATCTGCACGCCGTCTATCCCGACCGTATCCTGAACCAGACCAACGGTGTGACCCCGCGCCGCTGGGTGCATGGCTGCAACCCCGGCCTGCGCCATCTGTTGAATGAGACCATCGGCACCGAATGGGTGCTCGATTTGGAGCAGTTGAAGCAACTTGCGCCACTGGTCGATGACCCGGATTTTCGCCAGCGGTTCATGGCGGTAAAGCAGGAAAACAAGCAGCGGTTGGTGGATTGGGTTTCTGACAATTTGGGGGTCGAAATCTCGCCCGACGCCATGTTCGACATCCAGATCAAGCGCATTCACGAATACAAGCGCCAGCTGATGAACGCGCTGGAAACGGCGGCCCTTGCCAATGCGATCCGCCGCGATCCCGACGCCGCATGGACCCCACGCGTCAAGTTCTTCGGAGGCAAGGCGGCACCCGCTTACATCGACGCCAAGAATATCATTCGATTGATCAATGACATTGCCAACTCGATCAACAATGACCCGGTCATCGGCGATCGGCTCAAGGTGATCTATCCGCCCAACTACAACGTTTCCATGGCGGAAATCCTGATCCCCGCCGCGGATCTGTCCGAGCAGATTTCGACTGCTGGCAAGGAAGCCTCGGGCACCGGGAACATGAAGTTCGCGCTGAACGGCGCGGTGACCATAGGCACGTTGGACGGTGCGAATGTCGAAATCCGCGATTGTGTGGGAGACGACAATATCTACATCTTCGGCATGACCGCGGACGAGGTCGAGGGCGCGCGCGAAGGGTATGTCACGCAGAACTATATCGACCAAAGCCCGATCCTGAGTGAGGTGATTGATCAGATCCGCACTGGTTTCTACTCACCCGGTGATCCGACCCGCCACTGGCCCGTTCTCGAAAAGCTTTTGCGCGACGACTATTTCATGGTGGTCGCGGATTTCGACGCCTATTGGGACGCGCAGCGTAGGGTTGATGAAGGTTTCGCCGACAGCGATGGCTGGGCGCGGATGGCGGTCCTTAACACGGCGCATTCCGGCTGGTTCTCATCGGACCGCACCATTCAGGGCTATGCCGATGACATTTGGGGCGTGTCATCGCTTTTGGGGGACGACAAATGAACACCGCGACCTACACACCGACCTTTGATACGAGCACAGCGGAAGAGTTGCTGACAGGCACGATGTCCGACCCATTTTCGATCCTTGGACCACATAAGAACGGCCGCCGTTGGAGCGTCACGGCGCTTTTGCCGGGCGCGCAGAGCGTCGATGTGTTGGACGGCAAGACAGGCAAGGTTGAGGCCACATTGGAGCGGCTGGACGGACGCGGACTGTTTTCCGGCTTTGTCCGCAAAGGTGTTGCGACCGGTGGCTACCGCTTGCGCGCCCGCAGCGGCGACACGGAGTGGGAACAAGACGACGCCTACCGCTTCGGCCCCGTTCTGGGCGAGCTGGACGAATACCTGATCGCAGAAGGCGCGCATTTGCAGCTTTGGGATCGCATGGGTGCGCATCCGATGACGCATGAAGGGGCCGTGGGTGTGCATTTTGCGGTCTGGGCCCCGGCAGCCAGCCGCGTTTCGGTGGTCGGAGAATTCAACCAGTGGGACGGTCGGCGCCACGTGATGCGCGCGCGCGGATCGACCGGTATTTGGGAAATCTTCATACCGGATCTGGGCGAAGGCACAGTTTATAAATATGAAATTCGCGACGGGGCAGGGACCATTCAGCCGCTGAAAGCAGACCCCGTCGGGTTTGGTGCAGAACATCCGCCGGCCACAGCCTCGGTCGTGCGGGATCTTGGTGGCTACGGGTGGAGCGACGATGAATGGATGACCACCCGGTCCAACCGCAATCGCCACGACAAACCGGTGTCTATCTACGAGGTGCATCTTGGCTCGTGGCGCCGCAAGGTTGAAGACGGCGACCGCCCGCTCAGCTATCTCGAATTCGCCTCGGAACTGGTCGATTATGTGCGCGACATGGGCTTTACGCATATCGAGCTTATGCCGATCTCGGAATTTCCCTTCGACGGCTCGTGGGGATACCAACCCATTGGGCTTTTCGCCCCAACAATTCGCTTCGGCACACCTGATGAGTTCCGTGCCTTCGTCAACGCCGCTCACCTCGCGGGCCTTGGCGTTTTGCTGGACTGGGTGCCGGGTCACTTCCCGACAGACGCGCATGGTCTGGGCAATTTCGACGGCACCGCGCTTTATGAACATGCAGACCCGCGCGAAGGGTTTCATCAGGATTGGAATACGCTGATCTACAACTACGGCCGCCGCGAGGTTCAGAACTTCCTTTGCGCCAACGCGCTTTATTGGATCAAGGAATTCCATATCGACGGTCTGCGTGTCGATGCCGTGGCCTCCATGCTCTACCGCGATTATTCGCGCAAAGATGGCGAGTGGATTCCCAACCAACAAGGCGGGCGCGAGAACCTTGAGGCGATCGCCTTCCTGCAACGCACGAACCAACTGGTCTATGACGCGGATGCGGGGGTGATGATGGCTGCCGAAGAAAGCACATCCTTCCCCGGT harbors:
- a CDS encoding glycogen/starch/alpha-glucan phosphorylase, encoding MKDFKATGALASAIDFHLAHSVGKTPESASITDWRLALSRAVRDKLITPWFDATHQTYAKDRKRVYYLSMEFLLGRILEDAVNNLGLEDEAKEALAAYDVDFADVVGDEPDAALGNGGLGRLAACFLDSLSCLGIPAHGYGIRYAHGLFRQSFEDGRQMEMAEDWLRHQHNWEFERSECLYDIGFGGQVTEKGKSAVWTPSDTVMAQAYDTPVPGWRASWTNTLRLWSAKPKQIFDLDPFNRGEYMQAAAPEVLAETISRVLYPDDSTEIGKELRLKQEFFFTSASLQDLMRRFLAHNGDLTALPSKVAIQMNDTHPAIAGPELIRQLMDIHGQDFDAAFDIAQGTLHYTNHTLLPEALEAWEVSLMGTILPRHMQLIERIDDRLARDVKASKTGVNAHIVEHDKVNMGTLAFTCARKVNGVSALHTDLMKQTVFSDLHAVYPDRILNQTNGVTPRRWVHGCNPGLRHLLNETIGTEWVLDLEQLKQLAPLVDDPDFRQRFMAVKQENKQRLVDWVSDNLGVEISPDAMFDIQIKRIHEYKRQLMNALETAALANAIRRDPDAAWTPRVKFFGGKAAPAYIDAKNIIRLINDIANSINNDPVIGDRLKVIYPPNYNVSMAEILIPAADLSEQISTAGKEASGTGNMKFALNGAVTIGTLDGANVEIRDCVGDDNIYIFGMTADEVEGAREGYVTQNYIDQSPILSEVIDQIRTGFYSPGDPTRHWPVLEKLLRDDYFMVVADFDAYWDAQRRVDEGFADSDGWARMAVLNTAHSGWFSSDRTIQGYADDIWGVSSLLGDDK
- the glgB gene encoding 1,4-alpha-glucan branching protein GlgB, with the translated sequence MSDPFSILGPHKNGRRWSVTALLPGAQSVDVLDGKTGKVEATLERLDGRGLFSGFVRKGVATGGYRLRARSGDTEWEQDDAYRFGPVLGELDEYLIAEGAHLQLWDRMGAHPMTHEGAVGVHFAVWAPAASRVSVVGEFNQWDGRRHVMRARGSTGIWEIFIPDLGEGTVYKYEIRDGAGTIQPLKADPVGFGAEHPPATASVVRDLGGYGWSDDEWMTTRSNRNRHDKPVSIYEVHLGSWRRKVEDGDRPLSYLEFASELVDYVRDMGFTHIELMPISEFPFDGSWGYQPIGLFAPTIRFGTPDEFRAFVNAAHLAGLGVLLDWVPGHFPTDAHGLGNFDGTALYEHADPREGFHQDWNTLIYNYGRREVQNFLCANALYWIKEFHIDGLRVDAVASMLYRDYSRKDGEWIPNQQGGRENLEAIAFLQRTNQLVYDADAGVMMAAEESTSFPGVSKPVDQGGLGFGFKWNMGWMNDTLDYMGRDPIHRSHHHHQMTFGLTYAFSENFILPISHDEVVHGKGSMLSKMPGEGFDKFAGLRAYYGFMWGHPGKKLLFMGQEFAQGEEWNHERSLDWHLLDHDWHRGVQAWVKALNTFYGETPTLYATDSDPSGFYWLEVDQSDLSVYAWVRQGEDGKDPVIVVCNMAPAPREGYRLGVPNAGRWQVALNSDDTTFGGSGHGPVSCDSEDIVWSGQTQSISFDLPGNTTLFFRLGD